Proteins encoded within one genomic window of Pirellulales bacterium:
- a CDS encoding HEAT repeat domain-containing protein translates to MQFWHSFLITALLVQIGIAPSDTRGGELTPSSATAPPHLHTIALNGHNFTLPAGFTIEQVTTTDLVPRPIVADFDEQGRLYVADSSGSNDPVETQLEKKPHRIVRLVDSDGDGKFDKQTVFADKLMFPAGILYYRGSVYVTAPPAIWKLTDTNDDGVADKREIWFDAKTLTGCANDLHGPYLGRDGWIYWCKGAFAEQTYDLPRGPNRQIQPWKTRAAHIFRARPDDGKNQAGGIEPVMNGGMDNPVDVVQLASGERIFSCTFLQHPGGGNRDGLIHAVYGGVWGKDHDVIYEHPWTGPEFMPVMTHLGPAAPSGLTEYEASTFGADYTGNLFAANFNLHKVTRHKLIPDGATYRTEDSDFVVSDQFDFHPTDVLADADGSLLIIDTGGWYKLCCPTSQLHKPDVLGAIYRVRKINAPRIDDPRGLKIDWEKSTPQKLVELLADSRPAVCVRAIEELSLTNLEVIPLLADTLKNSPPPPAGINAIWAACRREDGRKIPLLALCILDKSGQVHQAALHAISVWRDRDPATIARVSEFLTDPNPQVARAAAECLGRVGTAQNYPAILEALENTNDRIIRHSLTYALIEIGDEEALLKHLTDKATPAKSRLAVWVALDQLHSNKPNYGNLAVELATADPASVPTLWWLMRRHSAAADALAGQVREMLNSAQEFTPQQANLLAQAGWLVEQPAIQNIIGQKLGDANISESQQIKALQLVEQARLRDLPQDWVPLFAKLLTGSEKIRAAAIQALAATSLSAEQQSELKNPLLALANDAQVPIPVRLGAMSLFPPNEVSATPELLQTIWQAYDARAGQPFDFTPLARLKMTAAQLRDILPRIASCGPLEIEPLVSLYAQSRDDALAAKLLDELEKSPAAANLQPEVLAAALRNVSEELRARGADILRGKAQTTDEQRARLEELLARLPKGNIRRGQAVFVSSRAACQACHAIGYVGGNVGPDLSAIGKIRQRRDLLESILYPSSSLVRSYEPVAITTRDGRTHNGVIRGENDHELRLATGPNQELRLPRDQIEDRQESKISVMPAGLDQQLTEQELADLVEFLLSRN, encoded by the coding sequence ATGCAATTTTGGCATTCATTTCTCATAACCGCGTTGCTCGTTCAAATTGGGATTGCGCCCTCTGACACCCGGGGCGGGGAACTAACTCCCTCCTCGGCAACGGCTCCCCCGCACCTGCACACGATCGCGCTCAACGGTCATAATTTCACCCTGCCCGCGGGGTTCACGATCGAGCAGGTCACGACAACGGACCTGGTGCCACGGCCGATTGTGGCGGACTTTGACGAACAAGGGCGACTGTATGTGGCGGATAGCTCCGGCTCGAATGACCCCGTGGAAACGCAACTAGAAAAAAAGCCACACCGCATTGTGCGGCTGGTGGACAGTGACGGCGATGGCAAGTTTGACAAGCAAACCGTCTTTGCCGACAAGCTGATGTTTCCAGCGGGCATACTGTACTATCGCGGGTCGGTGTACGTCACCGCTCCTCCGGCGATTTGGAAACTGACCGACACCAACGACGACGGCGTGGCGGACAAACGCGAGATTTGGTTCGATGCCAAGACGCTCACCGGCTGCGCCAACGACCTGCATGGGCCGTACCTGGGGCGCGACGGTTGGATTTATTGGTGTAAGGGGGCTTTCGCCGAGCAAACTTATGATTTGCCCCGGGGGCCAAATCGCCAAATCCAGCCCTGGAAAACTCGGGCGGCGCATATCTTTCGCGCGCGGCCCGACGACGGCAAAAATCAGGCGGGGGGTATCGAACCAGTCATGAACGGCGGGATGGATAATCCGGTCGATGTGGTCCAGCTTGCCAGTGGCGAGCGGATTTTTAGTTGCACGTTTTTACAGCATCCCGGCGGGGGGAACCGCGATGGCCTAATCCACGCGGTGTACGGCGGTGTGTGGGGCAAAGACCACGATGTGATTTATGAACATCCCTGGACCGGGCCGGAATTTATGCCCGTGATGACGCATTTAGGCCCCGCCGCCCCCAGTGGTCTAACTGAGTATGAAGCTAGTACTTTTGGCGCGGATTATACGGGCAACCTTTTTGCCGCGAATTTTAATTTGCACAAAGTCACCCGGCATAAGCTGATTCCCGACGGCGCGACCTACAGGACGGAGGACAGCGACTTTGTCGTCAGCGACCAATTTGACTTTCATCCCACCGATGTCTTGGCCGATGCCGACGGCAGTTTACTGATTATCGACACCGGCGGCTGGTACAAGCTCTGCTGCCCAACCTCGCAACTGCATAAGCCCGACGTTCTGGGGGCGATCTACCGCGTGCGCAAGATTAACGCGCCGCGCATCGACGACCCGCGCGGGTTAAAGATTGATTGGGAAAAGTCTACCCCACAGAAACTCGTGGAACTGCTGGCGGATTCCCGCCCCGCGGTTTGTGTCCGCGCAATCGAGGAACTTTCCCTGACCAATCTTGAGGTTATTCCGCTCCTTGCCGATACACTCAAAAACTCCCCTCCCCCGCCCGCTGGCATCAACGCTATCTGGGCCGCATGCCGCCGTGAGGACGGCCGAAAAATCCCCCTGTTAGCTCTGTGCATTCTCGATAAATCCGGCCAGGTTCACCAAGCCGCGCTCCACGCCATCAGTGTCTGGCGCGACCGCGATCCAGCGACCATCGCGCGTGTCAGTGAATTCCTCACCGATCCCAATCCCCAAGTCGCCCGGGCCGCTGCGGAATGCCTGGGCCGGGTCGGGACGGCCCAAAATTACCCCGCGATCCTGGAGGCACTGGAAAACACCAATGATCGAATCATCCGCCATTCGCTCACGTACGCGCTCATCGAGATCGGTGATGAGGAGGCTTTGCTAAAGCATTTAACGGATAAAGCCACTCCCGCGAAGTCGCGTTTGGCGGTGTGGGTGGCCCTCGACCAATTGCATAGTAATAAACCAAACTACGGAAATTTGGCGGTGGAGTTGGCAACCGCTGATCCAGCGAGTGTGCCGACGCTGTGGTGGCTGATGCGGCGACATTCCGCGGCGGCGGATGCCCTTGCTGGCCAAGTGCGCGAAATGCTTAATTCCGCACAAGAGTTCACGCCCCAGCAGGCAAATTTGCTCGCGCAAGCCGGGTGGTTGGTCGAACAGCCAGCGATACAAAACATCATTGGTCAGAAACTGGGGGACGCTAACATTTCCGAAAGCCAGCAAATCAAGGCTCTGCAGTTGGTGGAGCAAGCGCGGCTGCGCGATCTGCCGCAGGACTGGGTGCCGCTATTTGCCAAATTGTTGACGGGATCGGAAAAGATCCGCGCGGCGGCGATCCAGGCCCTGGCGGCGACATCCCTTTCCGCCGAGCAGCAATCGGAGCTAAAAAATCCGTTACTGGCGCTGGCCAACGATGCCCAGGTGCCAATACCGGTGCGGCTGGGGGCGATGAGCCTGTTTCCCCCCAACGAGGTCTCCGCCACGCCGGAGTTACTGCAAACGATCTGGCAAGCCTACGACGCCCGCGCGGGGCAACCGTTTGATTTTACCCCCCTTGCGCGGTTGAAAATGACCGCTGCGCAGTTACGGGACATCCTGCCTAGAATTGCCAGTTGCGGCCCGCTGGAGATTGAGCCGCTGGTTAGCCTGTATGCCCAGTCGCGGGACGACGCGCTGGCGGCAAAGTTGTTGGATGAACTGGAAAAATCTCCGGCGGCGGCCAACTTGCAGCCAGAAGTGTTGGCGGCGGCGTTACGCAATGTGAGTGAAGAGCTGCGCGCACGCGGGGCGGATATTTTGCGCGGCAAGGCCCAAACCACCGACGAGCAGCGCGCCCGGCTGGAAGAACTATTAGCGCGGCTGCCGAAGGGAAATATTCGCCGGGGGCAGGCGGTATTTGTGAGTTCCCGCGCGGCCTGTCAAGCGTGTCATGCCATTGGCTATGTTGGGGGTAACGTGGGACCGGACCTGAGCGCGATCGGCAAAATTCGCCAGCGGCGCGACCTGCTGGAATCGATATTGTATCCCAGCTCGAGCCTGGTCCGCAGCTACGAGCCGGTCGCCATCACCACCCGCGACGGCCGGACGCATAATGGCGTCATCCGCGGCGAAAACGACCACGAACTGCGCCTGGCAACCGGCCCCAATCAAGAGCTGCGCTTGCCGCGCGACCAAATCGAGGACCGGCAAGAGAGTAAAATCTCGGTCATGCCCGCCGGTCTGGACCAGCAACTGACCGAGCAAGAACTGGCGGACCTGGTGGAGTTTTTGTTGAGTAGGAATTGA
- a CDS encoding alpha/beta hydrolase-fold protein, with product MRFSTVGPVLSVGFWMLAMLSSLGEGRLAHGQQPGAPRQRIAGPVVSAERQITFRLRADNASAVRVMSSDLPEIMTTGIMKKLENGVWETTVGPVPAGAYRYSFAVDGMTVLDERNTLTSQSNSNTNSLVLVPGKELFDTRDVPHGPVAQVLYHSRKLQTTRRMHVYTPPGYEAGNDSYPVLYLLHGATDSDQSWSSVGRAGIILDNLIAAGKAKPMVVIMPNGHIGPFQFGGSSFDEQLDGFLEDFQAEIRPAAEKRYRLLKDRNSRAIAGLSMGGAQSLDIAFANLDDFGYVGVFSSGIFGVGGGQGNERGKNWAMAHNAALTSETGKKGLKLLWFATGKEDFLLQTTRETVELFKKHGFEVQYQETDGGHTWLVWRDYLAEFMPLLFQ from the coding sequence ATGCGATTTTCAACCGTTGGCCCCGTTTTGTCCGTTGGTTTTTGGATGCTGGCAATGCTGTCCAGCCTGGGTGAGGGGCGATTGGCACATGGGCAACAGCCCGGCGCCCCCCGGCAACGGATTGCCGGGCCGGTCGTATCCGCCGAACGGCAAATCACGTTTCGCCTGCGGGCTGACAACGCTTCCGCCGTGCGGGTCATGAGTAGCGACTTGCCCGAGATTATGACGACGGGAATCATGAAGAAGCTAGAGAACGGCGTATGGGAAACCACCGTCGGCCCCGTTCCCGCGGGAGCCTACCGTTACAGCTTTGCCGTGGATGGCATGACGGTCCTGGACGAACGCAACACCCTCACCAGCCAGTCCAATAGCAACACCAACAGTCTGGTGCTGGTGCCGGGGAAGGAACTGTTTGACACGCGCGATGTCCCGCATGGCCCGGTCGCGCAGGTGCTGTATCATTCGCGCAAATTGCAAACCACGCGTCGCATGCATGTCTATACGCCGCCAGGATACGAGGCGGGCAACGACTCTTATCCCGTGTTATACCTGCTGCATGGAGCTACCGATTCGGATCAATCGTGGTCCAGCGTCGGCCGGGCTGGGATCATCCTGGATAACCTGATCGCCGCGGGCAAGGCCAAACCGATGGTGGTGATCATGCCCAACGGCCATATCGGCCCGTTCCAATTTGGCGGCAGTTCGTTTGATGAACAACTGGATGGTTTTTTAGAGGATTTTCAGGCCGAAATCCGTCCCGCCGCCGAAAAACGCTATCGCCTGCTCAAGGACCGCAACAGCCGCGCCATCGCGGGTCTTTCCATGGGGGGCGCGCAGTCGCTGGATATCGCGTTTGCCAATCTGGACGATTTCGGCTACGTGGGCGTGTTTAGTTCGGGGATTTTTGGCGTCGGGGGAGGACAAGGGAACGAACGGGGCAAAAATTGGGCAATGGCCCACAACGCGGCCTTGACCAGCGAGACGGGCAAAAAAGGTCTCAAACTGCTCTGGTTTGCCACGGGGAAAGAGGATTTTTTATTGCAAACCACGCGGGAAACAGTGGAGCTTTTTAAGAAGCACGGTTTTGAGGTCCAGTACCAGGAAACCGACGGGGGGCACACCTGGCTGGTCTGGCGGGATTACCTGGCGGAGTTTATGCCGCTGCTGTTTCAGTAA
- the mtnB gene encoding methylthioribulose 1-phosphate dehydratase translates to MAQAQVGTFSMQTALGGDAAAATDRVAPDFLPFRQQIQAIGRQFHSRGWSLATSSNYSAVVGRDPLRLLITASGKHKGELTLEDFVLVNAVGQNVAGTARPSAETLLHCVLAEKLPNVGAVLHTHSVWGTLLSDRHFPAGRLDICGYEMQKGLEGVTTHEQPISIRIFENSQDIPALAAQLAVELAAGEPSLQYGFLLRRHGLYTWGKDLSAARRHVETLEFLFEVTARAAGMTC, encoded by the coding sequence ATGGCTCAGGCCCAGGTGGGAACGTTTAGCATGCAAACGGCACTCGGCGGTGATGCCGCCGCGGCGACAGATCGCGTTGCTCCCGATTTTTTGCCGTTTCGCCAGCAAATTCAGGCGATTGGGCGGCAGTTTCACTCCCGGGGGTGGTCGCTGGCCACCAGCAGCAACTATAGCGCGGTGGTCGGCCGCGATCCGCTGCGGCTCTTGATCACCGCCAGCGGCAAGCATAAGGGAGAATTGACGCTCGAGGATTTTGTCCTGGTTAATGCGGTGGGCCAAAATGTGGCAGGAACCGCCCGTCCCTCCGCCGAGACGCTGTTACACTGCGTCCTGGCGGAAAAACTGCCCAACGTGGGGGCGGTTTTGCATACTCATTCCGTCTGGGGGACGCTGCTTTCGGATCGGCATTTTCCCGCGGGCCGGCTGGACATTTGCGGATATGAAATGCAAAAGGGATTAGAGGGGGTCACCACGCACGAGCAGCCCATCAGCATTCGCATTTTTGAAAATTCTCAGGATATCCCGGCTTTGGCGGCGCAGTTGGCCGTGGAATTGGCCGCGGGAGAGCCAAGTTTACAATACGGGTTTTTGCTGCGGCGGCATGGGCTGTATACTTGGGGAAAGGATCTGTCCGCCGCCCGCAGACATGTTGAGACACTGGAATTTTTATTTGAAGTCACCGCCCGCGCAGCGGGGATGACGTGTTAA
- a CDS encoding cupin domain-containing protein has translation MAAITIPAENRQLTDPAEMNAFLGQFGICYERWPLEDRVSPDAASEEILAAYEPEIRQLMERGGYVTADVVNITPETPNLQVLLDKFNKEHIHTEDEVRFILKGKGLFHIHPANGPVFAITIAAGDMINVPRGTQHWFDLCEEKTIRAIRLFQDQTGWTPHYIESGVHASYAPLCWGPNYLPPAGIRMDAIRTDTVRV, from the coding sequence ATGGCCGCCATCACCATTCCCGCCGAGAACCGTCAGCTTACCGATCCCGCCGAGATGAACGCGTTTTTAGGCCAGTTTGGCATTTGCTATGAACGCTGGCCGCTAGAGGACCGCGTCAGCCCCGACGCCGCCAGCGAAGAGATTCTCGCAGCGTACGAACCAGAGATCCGACAACTGATGGAGCGCGGCGGGTATGTGACCGCCGATGTGGTCAATATCACGCCCGAGACGCCAAATCTGCAGGTTCTGTTGGACAAATTTAACAAGGAACATATCCATACCGAGGACGAAGTTCGGTTTATTCTCAAGGGAAAGGGACTGTTTCATATTCATCCGGCAAATGGGCCGGTGTTTGCCATTACCATTGCCGCGGGGGATATGATTAACGTGCCGCGGGGGACGCAACACTGGTTTGATCTGTGCGAAGAAAAAACGATCCGGGCTATTCGCCTGTTCCAGGATCAAACCGGTTGGACGCCGCACTATATCGAATCCGGCGTCCATGCCAGCTATGCCCCGCTCTGCTGGGGGCCAAATTACCTGCCCCCAGCGGGCATCCGGATGGACGCGATCAGAACAGACACTGTGCGCGTGTAG
- a CDS encoding HD domain-containing protein codes for MLPLTPRFAESLSYAAQLHASQYRKGTRIPYVSHLLAVTAIVLEYGGDEDQAIAAILHDAVEDQGGANTAAEIGQKYGPEVLSLVLACTDTDQSPKPPWQARKQHYIDHLAQAPERAFLISGADKLHNLRSILRDYLRDGEQIWARFGGGKEGSLWYYRELTRLFVNRLPETLYAELQQTLHDLEEAIRIVETTDFPNPQRQPAQQQNTAQRLPLAQQQAQQQ; via the coding sequence ATGCTCCCACTCACCCCCCGCTTTGCCGAATCCCTCTCCTATGCCGCGCAATTGCACGCGTCGCAGTATCGCAAGGGGACGCGTATCCCCTACGTTTCGCATTTGCTAGCCGTGACCGCCATTGTCCTGGAATATGGCGGGGACGAGGATCAGGCCATTGCCGCGATCCTGCACGATGCCGTTGAGGATCAGGGTGGGGCCAACACCGCCGCAGAAATCGGCCAAAAGTATGGGCCAGAGGTGCTTTCGCTGGTGCTGGCTTGCACGGACACTGATCAATCGCCCAAGCCCCCCTGGCAAGCGCGAAAGCAACACTACATCGACCATCTGGCCCAGGCTCCGGAGCGGGCGTTTCTGATCAGCGGGGCTGATAAATTGCACAATTTGCGTTCGATCCTGCGGGATTACTTGCGCGATGGCGAACAAATCTGGGCCCGGTTTGGCGGCGGAAAGGAAGGCTCGCTGTGGTATTATCGCGAGTTGACGCGGCTTTTTGTCAATCGCCTTCCCGAGACACTCTATGCCGAGTTGCAACAGACGCTGCATGATCTGGAAGAAGCGATCCGCATCGTCGAGACCACGGATTTTCCCAATCCCCAGCGACAACCCGCGCAACAGCAAAATACCGCACAGCGCTTACCCCTGGCCCAACAACAGGCCCAACAACAGTGA
- a CDS encoding MBL fold metallo-hydrolase — translation MRVQLLGTAGYHPNETRQTSCLFLPEVGVVLDAGTGLFRLREKLSTESLDIFLTHVHLDHVVGLTYLFDVLVERPLARVTVHAAVEKLAAIQSHLLSEHLFPVALPCDYAPLTGPVTLKGDGILRAFPLIHPGGSLGFRLDWPGHSLAYITDTTADPAADYVREIDGVDLLLHECNFADGFEQQARLTGHSTLSSVARVAAAANVSRCVLVHLNPLDHPAGRLDLDAARRIFPALSIGTDGQEVEF, via the coding sequence ATGCGGGTACAACTGTTAGGCACCGCGGGCTATCACCCCAACGAAACGCGACAAACATCCTGCCTGTTTTTGCCAGAGGTGGGGGTGGTGTTGGACGCGGGGACGGGCTTATTTCGGCTGCGGGAAAAGCTATCCACTGAGTCGCTGGATATCTTTTTGACACACGTCCATTTGGATCACGTGGTCGGCTTGACGTATTTGTTTGACGTGCTGGTGGAACGGCCTCTGGCCCGGGTAACGGTGCATGCCGCAGTGGAAAAGCTGGCGGCGATACAGTCGCACCTGCTGAGCGAGCATTTATTTCCCGTCGCGTTGCCGTGCGACTACGCCCCGCTCACGGGGCCGGTTACCTTAAAAGGGGATGGCATATTACGCGCGTTTCCGCTAATTCATCCGGGGGGCAGCTTGGGGTTTCGGCTGGATTGGCCGGGGCATAGTTTGGCGTATATCACCGACACCACGGCCGACCCGGCCGCGGATTATGTACGTGAAATTGACGGGGTCGATTTGCTATTACACGAATGCAACTTCGCGGATGGCTTTGAACAGCAGGCGCGGTTGACGGGCCATAGCACGCTTTCGTCAGTGGCACGGGTGGCGGCGGCGGCAAATGTCAGCCGTTGCGTGCTCGTGCATCTCAATCCGCTGGATCATCCAGCGGGAAGGCTGGATCTGGACGCGGCTCGGCGAATTTTTCCCGCGTTATCCATTGGCACTGATGGGCAGGAAGTGGAATTTTAG
- a CDS encoding HEAT repeat domain-containing protein has product MQAPLWQLIPRFADMFANFCPRHFWTWLAISLISGWLPISSLAAEDLPLWIWSPAQDNEIPAGTCYFRKTFELAQPESADIQITADNAYELFVNGRSVGKGDKWQLLDTYDISKYLIKGRNCVAVKVENTDTPSAGLVAQVLVKEVGGTFVAYASDKTWKTSLKEQAQWQKIFTEDREWLPARELGQFGKTKPWFDEVQLAGGGLASRFRTQPDFAVEQILAAEQTGSVITLAFNEFGEILVSREGGGLLIVRDNDQDGRPETAKSYCDQVQNCQGILPLNGQVYVIGGGSDGPGLYRLTDADTDGQAEKADLLLKFKGEMGEHGPHALTLGPDGLIYIMVGNHSSAEKAVEPGSPYRHFYEGDLLPKYEDPRGHGVGIKAPGGHVLRTDTEASFLEMYAGGFRNAYDLAFLRNGDLLTYDSDMEWDTGTPWYRPTRVLQVVPGGEYGWRSGWSVWPEYQYDSLPAVAETGRGSPTGMTVYEHHMYPRRYHNAVFLGDWARGRIVCLRLKPHNGSYTIEGETFVEGRPLNITDVAVGPDGWLYFSTGGRATDGGVYRVVWQGKVPPSVTDLGTGLTAALRQPQLSSAYARQQCALIQQQLGEEWNAKLPALAGNAAAKVDDRLRALELMQLLGPFPTPDLLAKLTDDSSERIRAKTAFLLGIHADETLLPRLLKLLRDSDPVVQRTACEALLRSEARVPAKELIPLLNSSVPQVAWQATRLLESLPPEQWRGAIMEHATPRVYLQGALALVRGHANPANCQAILEKNLTLLQGYLSDADFLALLRLTELALIHGKLSGETLPGLRIKLADEYPTKDARMNRELVRLLAFLREPRATELFLDQLRGAAPAEEKLHLALHARFLTEWTTSQKLELLAYLEYARTLEGGHSYAGYIENVSRDFFLNLTAAERTMLLRDGTKWPASALSVLAKLPPQPTPETIEQIIALDRRLPSVTGEAAKKLAVGIVAVLGRSGDAVSQEYLREVYQRDPGRRGYIAMALAQQPAGKNWPILVQSLTVVDGIFAQEVLAKLATVSQRPDQPEALRQVILRGLKLGEAGGRPAILLLEKWTGEKLGSTSDKVLPTLALWQAWFSKKYPLEPPPTLPVVDAHARWTAEELLVFLNSAEAAAADPAIGAQVFVTAKCAACHRFGTVGEGIGPDLSAVSRRFHNKEILESILHPSQVISDQYASKTLELTDGRTVAGLVAPQPDGSVVVLTSQGEKVTLEKTQIAETLPSRASAMPEGLLNELSLEEIAALFAYLHQPQDQLSSRRGVAPVK; this is encoded by the coding sequence ATGCAAGCCCCACTTTGGCAGTTAATTCCGCGATTTGCCGACATGTTTGCGAACTTCTGCCCGCGACATTTTTGGACGTGGCTGGCGATTAGTCTCATCAGTGGGTGGCTGCCAATTTCTTCCCTGGCAGCGGAGGACCTGCCGCTGTGGATCTGGTCCCCCGCGCAGGACAACGAAATCCCGGCGGGAACGTGCTATTTTCGCAAGACTTTTGAGCTGGCTCAACCCGAAAGCGCGGATATTCAAATTACGGCGGATAATGCCTATGAACTGTTTGTCAACGGCCGCTCCGTGGGCAAAGGGGACAAATGGCAACTGCTGGATACGTATGACATTTCCAAATATTTGATCAAAGGGCGCAACTGCGTGGCGGTCAAAGTGGAGAACACCGACACGCCCTCGGCCGGACTGGTCGCGCAAGTGCTCGTGAAGGAAGTGGGTGGAACCTTTGTCGCGTATGCTAGCGATAAAACCTGGAAAACCTCGTTAAAGGAACAGGCCCAGTGGCAAAAAATTTTTACCGAGGATCGCGAATGGCTCCCCGCGCGCGAGCTAGGCCAGTTTGGCAAGACCAAGCCTTGGTTTGACGAGGTGCAACTGGCGGGTGGGGGCTTGGCCAGCCGCTTTCGCACACAACCGGACTTTGCTGTCGAACAAATCCTGGCGGCGGAGCAGACCGGCTCGGTCATCACGCTGGCGTTTAACGAATTTGGCGAAATCCTCGTTAGCCGCGAAGGGGGAGGCCTGTTGATCGTGCGGGATAATGACCAGGATGGACGCCCGGAAACCGCAAAGAGCTACTGCGATCAAGTGCAAAATTGCCAGGGGATCTTGCCGCTCAATGGCCAAGTTTATGTGATCGGCGGCGGGAGCGACGGGCCGGGCCTGTACCGTTTGACGGACGCCGACACCGATGGTCAGGCCGAAAAAGCCGACCTCTTACTCAAGTTCAAAGGGGAAATGGGGGAGCATGGGCCGCACGCCCTGACGCTGGGGCCGGATGGGCTGATTTATATCATGGTGGGGAATCATAGCTCGGCGGAAAAAGCGGTCGAACCAGGCAGCCCCTACCGACACTTCTATGAAGGGGACTTGCTACCCAAGTATGAGGACCCGCGCGGACATGGCGTGGGGATCAAGGCTCCTGGCGGTCATGTGCTGCGGACCGACACCGAGGCAAGTTTTTTAGAGATGTACGCCGGCGGTTTTCGCAATGCTTATGATCTCGCTTTTTTGCGCAATGGCGATCTGTTGACCTATGATAGCGACATGGAATGGGACACTGGCACTCCCTGGTATCGGCCCACGCGGGTGCTGCAGGTTGTCCCTGGCGGCGAATATGGCTGGCGGAGCGGTTGGTCGGTCTGGCCCGAATACCAGTATGACTCCTTGCCCGCCGTGGCGGAGACCGGTCGCGGGTCCCCCACGGGGATGACCGTGTATGAACACCACATGTATCCCCGCCGCTATCATAACGCGGTCTTTTTAGGGGATTGGGCGCGGGGGCGGATTGTCTGCCTGCGGCTCAAACCACACAACGGCAGTTATACAATTGAGGGAGAAACCTTTGTCGAAGGGCGCCCGCTAAACATCACCGACGTGGCTGTGGGACCGGACGGCTGGCTGTACTTTAGCACGGGGGGCCGCGCGACCGATGGGGGCGTCTATCGCGTGGTGTGGCAAGGTAAGGTCCCCCCCTCTGTTACCGACCTGGGAACCGGTCTGACCGCGGCCCTGCGCCAACCGCAACTCTCCAGTGCCTATGCCCGCCAGCAATGTGCGCTCATCCAACAACAGTTGGGCGAGGAATGGAACGCCAAACTGCCGGCGCTGGCGGGGAACGCCGCGGCTAAAGTGGATGATCGGCTGCGCGCGCTCGAGCTTATGCAACTGCTGGGGCCGTTTCCCACGCCCGATTTGCTAGCCAAATTAACGGATGATTCCAGTGAGCGGATACGGGCAAAAACCGCCTTTTTACTGGGGATTCACGCCGATGAAACGCTCTTGCCGCGCTTGTTAAAGCTGTTGCGCGATAGCGATCCCGTGGTGCAGCGCACCGCCTGCGAGGCGCTCCTGCGCAGCGAAGCCCGTGTGCCCGCCAAGGAACTGATTCCCCTGCTCAATTCATCCGTGCCGCAAGTTGCCTGGCAGGCGACGCGCCTGCTAGAGTCCCTGCCGCCGGAGCAATGGCGGGGAGCGATCATGGAACACGCCACGCCGCGCGTTTACCTGCAGGGGGCTTTGGCCCTGGTTCGTGGGCATGCCAACCCGGCAAATTGCCAGGCGATCCTAGAAAAGAACTTAACGCTATTGCAAGGCTACCTGAGCGACGCGGACTTTTTAGCCTTGCTGCGGTTGACAGAGTTGGCCTTGATTCATGGAAAATTATCCGGCGAAACTCTCCCCGGTTTGCGCATTAAACTGGCGGATGAGTATCCGACCAAGGACGCGCGCATGAACCGGGAACTGGTGCGGTTGCTGGCGTTTCTGCGCGAACCGCGGGCCACAGAACTCTTTTTAGATCAGCTTCGCGGAGCTGCCCCCGCCGAGGAGAAACTGCATTTGGCCCTACATGCCCGTTTTCTCACCGAATGGACCACCAGCCAAAAACTAGAACTGCTGGCTTATTTGGAATACGCCCGCACCCTCGAAGGGGGGCATAGTTATGCAGGATATATCGAAAATGTGTCGCGGGATTTCTTTTTGAATCTGACGGCCGCCGAAAGGACGATGCTTTTGCGGGATGGAACCAAGTGGCCCGCCAGCGCGCTGTCGGTCCTGGCAAAACTTCCCCCCCAGCCAACTCCGGAGACCATCGAGCAAATCATCGCCTTGGATCGCCGCCTCCCAAGCGTGACGGGTGAAGCAGCCAAAAAACTGGCCGTCGGCATCGTAGCGGTCCTGGGCCGTAGCGGTGACGCCGTTTCGCAAGAATACTTGCGGGAAGTTTACCAGCGGGACCCCGGCCGTCGCGGCTACATCGCCATGGCCCTGGCCCAACAACCCGCCGGCAAAAATTGGCCCATTTTGGTGCAATCCTTGACGGTCGTGGATGGTATCTTCGCCCAAGAGGTCTTGGCTAAACTGGCCACGGTCAGCCAACGGCCCGATCAGCCCGAGGCCCTGCGGCAAGTAATCCTCCGTGGACTAAAGCTGGGCGAGGCGGGGGGCCGTCCGGCGATTCTCCTTTTAGAAAAATGGACCGGCGAAAAACTTGGTTCAACCAGCGATAAAGTCCTGCCCACGCTAGCGTTATGGCAAGCCTGGTTTAGCAAAAAATACCCCTTGGAGCCACCCCCCACGCTTCCCGTGGTGGACGCGCATGCCCGGTGGACGGCGGAGGAACTGCTCGTGTTTCTCAATAGCGCCGAAGCGGCTGCGGCCGATCCCGCGATCGGCGCTCAGGTGTTCGTCACCGCCAAATGCGCGGCGTGTCATCGGTTTGGAACAGTGGGTGAGGGGATCGGCCCGGATTTGAGTGCGGTGAGCCGCCGCTTTCATAATAAGGAGATCTTGGAATCGATCTTGCATCCATCGCAAGTCATTTCGGACCAATATGCCAGTAAAACGCTGGAATTGACCGATGGGCGGACGGTGGCGGGACTGGTTGCTCCGCAGCCGGATGGTAGTGTCGTGGTGCTCACCAGCCAAGGTGAAAAAGTGACACTAGAAAAAACGCAAATTGCCGAGACCCTACCCAGCCGCGCTTCCGCCATGCCGGAAGGGCTGCTGAATGAATTGTCACTAGAGGAGATTGCGGCGCTCTTTGCCTATTTGCACCAGCCACAGGACCAACTGAGCAGCCGCCGGGGGGTGGCACCGGTAAAGTAG